The Fibrobacter sp. UWB5 genome contains a region encoding:
- a CDS encoding type II secretion system protein, producing MSCKRHCERSAAIHKQGFTLMELLVYMAIVGIIVVVAGEAFSNSTKFRIRTDNMIKANQVAENVGMLLKDDLAQMGAKSSLESVGASSSDYFDVSHISDIYMDPNNAIDVKKDSSSFRIVNNATTGNTDSLIFRRLRYDTLGHYEAIEEVAWFLTTANNSTTLKRQCVILDKKSTSVNDYPCAPKGTDGAAMEEYITEMATEIKDFIVQPGIPLIRSDVGNLDYRQEQIFPPGGGNAFKLYPRYGETNLEPLLVSEGGQSVTLSGFSTNYNMSEGLPVTDGQLKHQVIVLQNTGESDSWAALCNEEGNNFTFAPNEEYEISFKVPYPNSGSGTSDNMQMFVPGRDHMSVGFVHLNGTKPTKLNDFMFYPPSSSDGSNVERVMRFTVPDSIKKVCMMFTFAIYSPVVAKGSLTIKDLRLKRRTSENYTFGKDKFGSVVTTIKENDKQNVKAFKLTLSIKRGAKAGGNGETGEVTLVVPAPSNGPRD from the coding sequence ATGAGTTGCAAACGTCATTGCGAGCGCAGCGCGGCAATCCATAAGCAGGGCTTTACGCTTATGGAGTTGCTTGTCTACATGGCTATTGTAGGCATTATTGTCGTTGTTGCTGGAGAAGCGTTTAGTAATTCTACCAAGTTCCGCATTCGTACGGATAATATGATTAAAGCGAATCAGGTTGCTGAAAATGTGGGAATGCTCTTGAAGGATGACTTGGCTCAAATGGGGGCCAAGAGCTCATTGGAATCTGTAGGGGCCTCTTCTAGTGATTATTTTGATGTCTCTCATATTTCTGATATATACATGGATCCGAATAACGCAATCGACGTTAAGAAGGATTCCTCGTCATTTAGGATTGTGAACAATGCCACGACGGGAAATACGGATAGTCTTATTTTTAGGCGTTTACGTTATGATACCCTTGGCCATTATGAAGCTATAGAAGAGGTTGCTTGGTTTTTAACGACTGCAAATAATTCCACGACTTTAAAACGTCAGTGTGTTATTTTGGATAAGAAGAGTACTTCGGTTAATGATTATCCTTGTGCGCCCAAAGGCACAGATGGTGCTGCAATGGAAGAATACATAACAGAAATGGCTACGGAAATTAAGGATTTTATTGTCCAGCCGGGTATTCCGTTGATTCGTAGTGATGTTGGCAATTTGGATTACAGACAAGAGCAAATTTTCCCGCCAGGAGGTGGAAATGCATTTAAATTGTATCCTCGGTATGGTGAAACAAATTTGGAACCTCTTTTGGTAAGTGAGGGAGGGCAATCTGTAACGCTGAGTGGATTTTCGACAAATTACAATATGTCAGAAGGACTGCCTGTTACCGATGGTCAGTTGAAACATCAGGTTATTGTCCTTCAGAATACGGGTGAGTCTGATTCTTGGGCAGCTCTTTGTAACGAAGAAGGCAATAATTTTACATTTGCGCCAAATGAAGAATATGAAATCTCATTTAAGGTTCCGTACCCGAATTCGGGGTCGGGGACTTCGGACAATATGCAGATGTTCGTTCCTGGTCGAGATCATATGTCAGTTGGCTTTGTTCATTTGAATGGGACGAAACCGACAAAATTAAATGACTTTATGTTTTATCCACCATCTAGTAGTGATGGCTCTAATGTGGAACGTGTGATGCGTTTTACGGTGCCAGATTCTATAAAAAAAGTGTGTATGATGTTTACCTTTGCCATATACTCACCTGTAGTGGCTAAGGGGTCTTTGACGATAAAAGATCTTCGTCTTAAACGACGTACTTCGGAAAACTATACTTTTGGTAAAGACAAATTTGGCAGTGTAGTCACTACTATCAAAGAAAATGACAAACAGAATGTAAAGGCATTCAAATTAACCTTATCCATTAAGCGAGGTGCCAAAGCTGGTGGCAATGGAGAAACCGGCGAAGTCACCTTGGTAGTCCCTGCGCCTAGTAACGGCCCAAGAGACTAG
- a CDS encoding prepilin-type N-terminal cleavage/methylation domain-containing protein translates to MVFAKRTACCTKAGYTLVEVLVVVSIMGILSAMGVAGLQGAVANARIKDAAINTAAFVERVANESNKLSAVLCMKVPSGNHQKIYVVRDDQKKDCTTPSDGIIDSLVLDPPSQFVGMAKCGPVTQDWFTAYGVFKPRLGIAATPPEGGACVQYGDKDVYGAVRKDKKKNWVIPMWKVNHDGTKDSDWSNWVEL, encoded by the coding sequence ATGGTGTTTGCAAAGCGAACAGCTTGTTGTACTAAGGCGGGTTACACCCTAGTCGAAGTCCTTGTGGTTGTATCCATTATGGGCATTCTCTCGGCTATGGGAGTAGCGGGGCTGCAAGGTGCTGTTGCAAATGCCCGCATTAAGGATGCTGCCATTAATACCGCAGCCTTTGTCGAAAGGGTGGCGAATGAGTCCAATAAACTTTCGGCTGTGTTGTGTATGAAGGTTCCCTCCGGAAACCATCAAAAGATTTATGTGGTGCGTGATGACCAAAAAAAGGATTGTACCACTCCGAGTGACGGAATAATAGACTCTTTAGTTCTAGATCCACCAAGTCAGTTCGTGGGCATGGCTAAATGTGGCCCGGTTACCCAGGATTGGTTTACTGCATATGGCGTTTTTAAACCTCGCTTAGGTATTGCTGCCACTCCTCCTGAAGGTGGGGCTTGCGTACAGTATGGTGATAAGGATGTCTATGGCGCTGTTCGTAAGGATAAGAAAAAAAATTGGGTGATTCCGATGTGGAAGGTGAACCACGACGGCACTAAAGACAGTGATTGGAGCAACTGGGTTGAACTGTAG
- a CDS encoding glycoside hydrolase family 44 protein gives MKRILAAIIASAATLSTAAIDISVDAQKGIKKISPYLYGRNIDKVSDTKVESDADEEAFIAQMLDAGIHFLRANNGNNATRYNWRHKMTVHPDWFNNVYSHDWAITAQKVLDNMPGVDAMYAFQLTGYAASSTEYNFPDWNWKQEHGSYPSQTFDLAGGGEVSDDGETLIKAGDASLYNMEWPADSTVAIIPHWKDELQYDMSRFKYWSMDNEIEIWRGTHSDLDLPVTGDFLVERYIDVAKKARAAWGDIKLTGPVVANEWFWCSVSSYNKQDRPKGPDRDYCWLEYFIMKIAEEQKKSGVRLLDVFDIHWYPSEKDYESRVNWHRVLFDTTYNYPGANGIKMVNGGWDNDNQKEYIFKRINDWLEKYFGKDHGITLGITETDLNDSDPMVTALIYASFLGTMQDNGVEIFTPWTWGDGMYETVHLFSRYGHPNRVQSTSSNDSLVSAYSSISNKGDSLTVIFVNRAEKDAQEINLDLANFASDGKVKTLTLQNLQGETFVSHTSNALKENAVEANAQGGTTTATSYSINSFRMTLPAKSITAVLLTSNSPTVVDAIRPKATIRPAPQYGNTSRFDTKGRNVTHTRTSPGFYILR, from the coding sequence ATGAAACGTATTCTAGCCGCAATCATCGCAAGTGCTGCAACATTGTCCACCGCCGCCATCGACATTTCCGTCGACGCACAAAAGGGCATCAAGAAAATTTCGCCGTACCTTTACGGGCGAAACATCGACAAGGTGAGTGACACCAAGGTTGAAAGCGACGCAGACGAAGAGGCTTTTATCGCCCAAATGCTCGATGCGGGCATTCACTTTTTACGCGCGAACAACGGCAACAACGCCACGCGCTACAACTGGCGCCACAAAATGACGGTTCACCCGGACTGGTTCAACAACGTCTACTCGCACGATTGGGCGATTACCGCGCAAAAGGTTCTCGACAACATGCCGGGGGTCGACGCGATGTACGCCTTCCAGCTCACGGGCTATGCAGCCAGCAGCACCGAATACAATTTCCCCGACTGGAACTGGAAACAGGAGCACGGCTCTTATCCGTCGCAGACATTCGACCTCGCGGGCGGCGGCGAAGTTTCCGACGATGGCGAAACACTCATCAAGGCAGGCGATGCCTCGCTCTACAACATGGAATGGCCCGCCGACTCGACCGTCGCGATTATTCCGCACTGGAAAGACGAACTCCAGTATGACATGAGCCGTTTTAAATACTGGAGCATGGACAACGAGATAGAAATCTGGCGCGGCACGCATTCCGACCTGGATTTGCCTGTCACGGGAGACTTTCTCGTTGAACGCTACATCGATGTCGCCAAGAAGGCCCGCGCCGCCTGGGGCGACATCAAGCTCACCGGCCCGGTGGTCGCAAACGAATGGTTCTGGTGCTCCGTGTCCTCGTACAACAAACAGGATAGACCCAAAGGCCCCGATCGCGATTACTGCTGGCTAGAATACTTTATCATGAAAATCGCCGAAGAGCAGAAAAAATCCGGCGTTCGCCTGCTCGATGTTTTCGACATTCACTGGTACCCGAGCGAAAAAGATTACGAATCGCGCGTGAACTGGCATCGAGTTCTATTCGACACCACCTATAACTATCCCGGAGCAAACGGGATCAAGATGGTGAACGGCGGCTGGGACAACGACAACCAAAAGGAATACATCTTCAAGCGTATCAACGACTGGCTCGAAAAATATTTCGGCAAGGATCACGGCATTACGCTCGGCATTACCGAAACCGACCTGAACGATTCTGATCCTATGGTGACAGCGCTCATCTATGCGTCTTTCCTCGGAACCATGCAGGACAACGGTGTCGAGATTTTCACCCCGTGGACATGGGGCGACGGCATGTACGAAACGGTGCACCTGTTCAGCCGCTACGGCCACCCGAACCGCGTGCAGTCCACCTCCAGCAACGACTCGCTAGTGTCTGCCTACAGTTCCATCAGCAACAAGGGCGACTCGCTCACAGTCATCTTCGTGAACCGCGCCGAAAAGGACGCACAAGAAATCAACCTCGATCTTGCGAACTTCGCCTCCGACGGAAAGGTCAAAACGCTCACCTTGCAAAATCTCCAAGGCGAAACATTCGTTTCGCACACAAGCAATGCCTTGAAAGAAAACGCAGTTGAGGCAAATGCGCAGGGCGGAACGACCACTGCGACAAGCTACAGCATTAACAGTTTCAGGATGACGCTCCCCGCCAAATCGATTACCGCAGTGCTACTCACTTCTAACAGCCCGACCGTCGTTGACGCCATCAGGCCAAAAGCCACGATTCGTCCCGCGCCCCAATACGGAAACACGAGCCGCTTCGACACCAAGGGCCGAAATGTCACGCACACCCGCACAAGCCCCGGGTTCTACATTCTGCGATAA
- the ileS gene encoding isoleucine--tRNA ligase: protein MFREVKKEETFPQIEERVLGLWDKDESFKKSLDSRPETEPYTFYDGPPFATGLPHYGHLLAGTIKDIVPRYWTMKGKKVPRGFGWDCHGLPIESLVQNELGLAGVAEIQKLGVDKFNETCRGKVLKYTSEWKKTVRRMGRWVDFDKGYKTMDKNFMESVWWVFKQCFDKGLIYQGYRIQPYSPALATPLSNFETNQGYKDRQDPSLTLIFPINSNEPKFKDTSILVWTTTPWTLYSNFCIVVGPDMDYNLVEQDGKKYWIAASRTAAYFKNPNIVDTCKGSELVGKDYEPLSRISDAFVTPDQLSRHYKIYPADYVSTEDGTGAVHTAPSFGEEDFQKGAELDLGLFDPLDTEGKFTDKVPMWKGMGAKEADKEIIRFFKEQGRVFKQDVIVHSYPHCWRTGVPLIYRALKTWFLKIDAPVTSKDGVTKTLKEWMVENNQTVNWVPDHIKNGRFGKWLEGARDWNLSRNRFWGTPIPVWLSDDGDMIAVGSIEELQQLTGVKLDDLHKHFVDKLTIEKNGKVYRRTPEVFDCWFESGSMPYASRHYPFENKELVERSFPADFIAEGLDQTRGWFYTLTVLSNALFQKPAFKNVIVNGIILAEDGSKMSKSKRNYPDPNDLIERTGADAIRLFMINSAALKAEDLRFSEEGVKGIVKQVMLPLWNAVAFFVSNHNADAAKGQLNWKPGQEVKSDNELDRWMLATLQDLAAKVEVEMKAYRLYNVVPAVIAAVDDLTNWYVRRSRRRFWKSENDGDKNAAYATMYKVLVDFSKILAPFLPLLAEEIYQILVREVDANAPVSVHLCEFPSADKSLMDEKLVERIAMVRGMVEMGRVIRATNNVKNRMPIASMTVVAHGTEEKNVAETMKDLILEELNVREMKFLEDETKLVQLSAKPNFLAIKAKGPDYAKNMKVISAKLNSLSVDEIKALQAGETIKFDFGEVGADCLMLNRIVADGMAVEANQHFTVALDLKITDELRRACVARELVNRIQNRRKDQNYAISDKIEVTLFSASEVFKQAVAENEAYIAGETQAVAIKWAAAADGLEANDADGEAFAFTTVRA, encoded by the coding sequence ATGTTTCGTGAAGTAAAGAAAGAAGAGACCTTCCCGCAGATCGAAGAGCGCGTGCTCGGATTGTGGGACAAGGACGAAAGCTTCAAGAAGTCGCTTGACAGCCGTCCGGAAACCGAACCGTACACTTTCTACGATGGCCCTCCGTTTGCAACGGGCCTTCCGCACTACGGTCACTTGCTTGCCGGTACCATCAAGGACATCGTTCCGCGTTACTGGACCATGAAGGGCAAGAAGGTTCCGCGCGGTTTCGGTTGGGACTGCCACGGTCTTCCGATTGAATCTCTCGTGCAGAACGAACTCGGTCTCGCTGGCGTTGCCGAAATCCAGAAGCTCGGTGTCGATAAGTTCAACGAAACTTGCCGCGGCAAGGTGCTCAAGTACACCAGCGAATGGAAGAAGACGGTGCGCCGCATGGGCCGCTGGGTCGACTTCGACAAGGGCTACAAGACCATGGACAAGAACTTCATGGAATCTGTGTGGTGGGTGTTCAAGCAGTGCTTCGACAAGGGCCTCATCTACCAGGGCTACCGCATCCAGCCGTACAGCCCGGCGCTTGCCACCCCGCTTTCGAACTTCGAAACGAACCAGGGCTATAAGGACCGTCAGGACCCGTCCCTCACGCTGATTTTCCCGATTAACTCGAACGAGCCCAAGTTCAAGGACACGAGCATCCTCGTGTGGACGACGACCCCGTGGACGCTTTACTCCAACTTCTGCATCGTTGTGGGTCCGGACATGGACTACAACCTGGTGGAACAGGACGGCAAGAAGTACTGGATTGCCGCTAGCCGTACCGCCGCCTACTTCAAGAACCCGAACATCGTTGATACTTGCAAGGGCTCTGAACTTGTGGGCAAGGACTACGAACCGCTCTCCCGTATTTCCGATGCATTCGTGACGCCGGACCAGTTGTCCCGCCACTACAAGATTTACCCCGCCGATTACGTGAGTACCGAAGACGGTACTGGCGCCGTGCATACCGCTCCTTCCTTTGGTGAAGAAGACTTTCAGAAGGGCGCAGAACTCGACCTCGGCCTTTTCGACCCGCTCGATACCGAAGGCAAGTTCACGGACAAGGTCCCGATGTGGAAGGGCATGGGCGCCAAGGAAGCCGACAAGGAAATAATCCGCTTCTTCAAGGAACAGGGCCGCGTGTTCAAGCAGGACGTGATTGTCCATAGCTACCCGCACTGCTGGCGTACCGGCGTTCCTCTGATTTACCGTGCCCTCAAGACGTGGTTCCTGAAGATCGACGCGCCTGTCACGAGCAAGGACGGCGTGACCAAGACCCTGAAGGAATGGATGGTCGAAAACAACCAGACGGTGAACTGGGTGCCGGACCACATCAAGAATGGACGCTTTGGCAAGTGGCTCGAAGGTGCCCGCGACTGGAACCTTTCCCGTAACCGCTTCTGGGGTACACCGATTCCGGTGTGGCTCTCTGACGACGGCGACATGATTGCTGTCGGTTCTATCGAAGAACTGCAGCAGCTCACCGGCGTGAAGCTCGACGACTTGCACAAGCACTTCGTGGACAAGCTCACCATCGAAAAGAACGGCAAGGTCTACCGCCGTACGCCGGAAGTTTTCGACTGCTGGTTTGAATCCGGTTCCATGCCGTATGCCAGCCGCCATTACCCGTTCGAAAACAAGGAACTCGTGGAACGCAGCTTCCCGGCTGACTTCATTGCCGAAGGCCTCGACCAGACCCGTGGTTGGTTCTACACGTTGACCGTGCTTTCTAATGCTCTGTTCCAGAAGCCGGCATTCAAGAACGTGATTGTGAACGGTATTATCTTGGCCGAAGATGGTTCCAAGATGAGTAAGTCCAAGCGCAACTACCCGGACCCGAACGACCTCATCGAACGCACGGGTGCCGACGCCATTCGCTTGTTCATGATCAACTCCGCCGCTTTGAAGGCCGAAGACCTGCGCTTCAGCGAAGAAGGCGTGAAGGGCATCGTGAAACAGGTGATGCTGCCGCTTTGGAACGCTGTGGCATTCTTTGTCTCTAACCACAACGCCGACGCCGCCAAGGGCCAGTTGAACTGGAAGCCCGGTCAGGAAGTCAAGAGCGACAACGAACTTGACCGCTGGATGCTTGCAACGCTGCAGGATTTGGCCGCCAAGGTCGAGGTGGAAATGAAGGCCTACCGCTTGTACAACGTGGTGCCCGCCGTGATTGCCGCGGTGGATGACCTCACGAACTGGTACGTGCGCCGCAGCCGCCGCCGTTTCTGGAAGAGCGAAAACGATGGCGACAAGAACGCTGCCTACGCCACCATGTACAAGGTGCTGGTGGACTTCTCCAAGATCCTCGCTCCGTTCCTCCCGCTTCTCGCCGAAGAAATCTACCAGATTCTCGTCCGCGAAGTGGATGCCAACGCCCCGGTGAGCGTGCACCTCTGCGAATTCCCGAGCGCCGACAAGTCCCTCATGGACGAAAAGCTCGTGGAACGCATCGCCATGGTGCGTGGCATGGTCGAAATGGGTCGTGTGATTCGTGCTACGAACAACGTAAAGAACCGTATGCCGATTGCCAGCATGACGGTGGTTGCTCACGGCACCGAAGAAAAGAACGTCGCTGAGACCATGAAGGACTTGATCCTCGAAGAACTCAACGTTCGCGAAATGAAGTTCCTCGAAGACGAAACCAAGCTCGTGCAGCTCTCCGCCAAGCCGAACTTCCTCGCTATCAAGGCGAAGGGCCCGGATTACGCGAAGAACATGAAGGTGATTTCTGCCAAGCTGAATTCGCTGAGTGTTGATGAAATCAAGGCTCTCCAGGCTGGCGAAACCATTAAGTTCGACTTCGGTGAAGTCGGTGCCGATTGCTTGATGCTCAACCGCATCGTGGCCGACGGCATGGCCGTGGAAGCCAACCAGCACTTCACCGTGGCTCTGGACCTCAAGATCACGGACGAACTCCGCCGCGCCTGCGTGGCCCGCGAACTCGTGAACCGCATCCAGAACCGCCGTAAGGACCAGAACTACGCTATCTCCGACAAGATCGAAGTGACGCTGTTCTCTGCAAGCGAAGTCTTCAAGCAAGCTGTCGCGGAGAATGAAGCCTATATTGCCGGTGAGACCCAAGCGGTCGCTATCAAGTGGGCTGCCGCAGCCGATGGCTTGGAAGCGAATGATGCCGACGGGGAAGCCTTCGCCTTCACGACGGTTCGCGCATAA
- a CDS encoding sugar porter family MFS transporter, which yields MNPSTKKGALMSNARSNMRHIVLITLSAAIGGFLFGFDSSVINGANGALKAHFHATDYELAWAVSLALISAAVGAFFAGRIADAFGRVKCMLFASDLFLLSAIGSGIPFGISDFILWRVIGGFGIGMASIIAPIYIAETAPAHLRGRLGSMQQFAIVIGIFVALLSNYLIVRIAGSANNPMIGHVKAWQVMFWVEIIPAILYGYAAWKLPESPRYLIHKGFIEQAQKVLAQINPEGVDKEVETIQSSFKNKKQPKFIDLIKIIDGKERISPILWAGLGLAILQQLVGINVIFYYGTMLWQSVGFGESDAFLTSVISSGVNLVMTVVAILLIDKIGRKPLLLIGSIGMAITLSTLTVCFMSAGADGTLPGTAAIIALIAANLYITFFAATWGPVMWVMLGEMFNNRIRTIAIAICGLAQWFANFVVTWTFPVLTGKDGIGVGPTYALYSFFAIFSIFFVAKFIKETKGKELEEM from the coding sequence ATAAATCCTTCAACCAAAAAGGGGGCTTTAATGTCCAATGCAAGGTCAAATATGAGACATATCGTTCTCATAACACTATCTGCCGCGATCGGCGGATTCCTATTCGGTTTCGACTCGTCCGTGATTAACGGGGCGAACGGAGCCCTTAAAGCACACTTCCATGCGACTGATTATGAACTCGCCTGGGCTGTTTCACTTGCACTGATTAGCGCGGCTGTCGGTGCATTTTTTGCAGGTCGAATTGCAGACGCCTTCGGACGCGTAAAATGCATGCTTTTCGCCTCGGACCTGTTCCTGTTAAGCGCAATCGGTTCCGGTATTCCTTTTGGTATTTCTGACTTTATCTTGTGGCGCGTGATAGGCGGTTTCGGCATCGGCATGGCAAGCATCATCGCCCCGATTTACATCGCCGAAACAGCACCTGCCCACTTGCGTGGACGACTAGGTTCGATGCAGCAGTTCGCCATCGTGATAGGCATTTTCGTGGCGCTTCTTTCGAACTACCTGATTGTGCGTATCGCAGGCTCTGCCAACAACCCGATGATTGGCCATGTCAAGGCTTGGCAGGTGATGTTCTGGGTCGAAATCATTCCGGCAATCCTTTACGGATACGCCGCCTGGAAACTCCCCGAATCGCCGCGTTACCTGATCCACAAGGGATTTATCGAGCAAGCCCAAAAAGTACTAGCACAAATCAACCCTGAAGGCGTCGATAAAGAAGTGGAAACCATCCAGTCTTCTTTCAAGAACAAGAAACAGCCCAAGTTTATTGACCTGATCAAGATTATTGACGGCAAGGAGCGCATTTCGCCGATTCTGTGGGCTGGCCTCGGACTCGCCATTTTGCAGCAACTGGTGGGTATTAATGTCATCTTCTATTATGGTACCATGCTCTGGCAGAGTGTCGGCTTCGGCGAAAGCGACGCCTTCCTTACGAGCGTGATTTCGAGCGGTGTGAACTTGGTGATGACCGTGGTTGCCATTTTGCTTATCGATAAGATTGGCCGTAAGCCACTCCTGTTGATCGGTAGCATTGGCATGGCGATTACCTTGAGCACACTTACCGTATGCTTTATGAGCGCAGGTGCCGACGGCACGCTCCCGGGAACGGCCGCCATTATCGCCTTGATTGCTGCAAACCTCTACATTACCTTCTTCGCGGCAACGTGGGGTCCGGTCATGTGGGTGATGCTTGGCGAAATGTTCAACAACCGCATCCGCACCATCGCAATCGCTATTTGCGGTCTGGCCCAGTGGTTCGCGAACTTCGTGGTCACCTGGACGTTCCCGGTGCTTACCGGCAAAGACGGCATTGGCGTCGGCCCGACTTACGCCCTGTATTCATTCTTTGCAATCTTCAGTATCTTCTTCGTGGCCAAGTTCATCAAGGAAACGAAGGGCAAGGAACTGGAAGAAATGTAG